A window of the Euzebya pacifica genome harbors these coding sequences:
- a CDS encoding YchJ family protein yields MPVLPPQPCPCGSGDRLDRCCGPLHIGAERATTAEQLMRSRYSAYAVGDEDYLHRTWHPRTRPDRIDLDPDLGWEGLEVTELVAGEEGDDTGMVAFTARYRTPDGPGQLTERSRFERRGGRWVYVDGDVG; encoded by the coding sequence GTGCCTGTCCTCCCGCCCCAGCCCTGCCCGTGTGGTTCCGGTGACCGACTCGACCGGTGCTGCGGGCCGCTGCACATCGGCGCCGAACGGGCGACGACGGCCGAGCAGCTGATGCGGTCGCGCTACAGCGCCTACGCCGTCGGGGACGAGGACTACCTGCATCGCACCTGGCATCCCCGCACCCGGCCTGACCGGATCGACCTCGACCCCGACCTGGGGTGGGAGGGGCTCGAGGTCACCGAGCTGGTCGCCGGTGAGGAGGGCGACGACACGGGCATGGTCGCCTTCACGGCCCGCTACCGCACGCCCGACGGGCCGGGACAGCTGACCGAACGCAGCCGGTTCGAACGCCGCGGCGGCCGGTGGGTCTACGTCGACGGCGACGTGGGCTGA
- a CDS encoding pyridoxal phosphate-dependent aminotransferase — MRVTRLAHVPGIGVDRVGDAADALADPEILRLENLDVDIRPPRVAVEATADALEDDDANSYLPFQGHLSLREAACAWVGARDGVAYDARTQCVSVAGGLNGILNVLLATVEPGQEVVLTDPIYAGLVNRVRLAGGVPRFVPARATADGWHVDPDELAAAVGPGTAAVITMSPSMPTGGVMGTAHWTALAEGTGGHRPWIIHDTAMDRLRFGGPVDGGPAAVEALRDRTITVGSASKELRMIGWRVGWVVGPAEVMADVALVGMANVVCQVGIAQQAVAAALSAPDAEADVRAFTDVLEARARTILQQLDGYPCVRPHGGWSLLIDTRPLGLTPAEASDRLMRLGKVAATPMDGWGPSGEHHLRLVFANEPAERLADLRARFDAALG, encoded by the coding sequence GCACGTGCCGGGCATCGGGGTTGACCGGGTCGGTGACGCCGCCGATGCGTTGGCCGATCCGGAGATCCTCCGGCTGGAGAACCTCGACGTCGACATCAGGCCGCCCCGGGTGGCCGTCGAGGCCACGGCAGACGCGTTGGAGGACGACGACGCCAACAGCTACCTGCCGTTCCAGGGCCACCTGTCCCTCCGCGAGGCCGCCTGCGCATGGGTCGGGGCCCGGGACGGCGTGGCCTACGACGCCCGCACCCAGTGCGTCAGCGTGGCAGGAGGGTTGAACGGCATCCTCAACGTGCTGCTCGCCACGGTCGAACCGGGGCAGGAGGTCGTCCTGACCGACCCGATCTACGCCGGCTTGGTCAACCGCGTCCGGCTGGCCGGCGGGGTGCCACGGTTCGTGCCCGCCCGCGCGACGGCCGACGGCTGGCACGTCGACCCCGACGAGCTGGCGGCCGCGGTCGGCCCGGGCACCGCGGCGGTCATCACGATGTCGCCGAGCATGCCCACCGGCGGGGTCATGGGTACGGCGCACTGGACGGCGCTGGCGGAGGGGACCGGCGGCCACCGGCCGTGGATCATCCACGACACCGCGATGGACCGCCTGCGGTTCGGTGGGCCCGTCGACGGGGGACCGGCGGCGGTCGAGGCCCTGCGCGACCGGACGATCACCGTGGGCTCGGCGTCCAAGGAGCTGCGCATGATCGGTTGGCGCGTCGGCTGGGTCGTGGGACCCGCCGAGGTGATGGCCGACGTGGCGCTGGTCGGGATGGCCAACGTGGTGTGCCAGGTCGGCATCGCCCAGCAGGCAGTCGCAGCCGCGCTGTCGGCGCCCGACGCCGAGGCCGACGTGCGGGCGTTCACCGACGTGCTGGAGGCGCGTGCCCGGACCATCCTCCAGCAGCTGGACGGGTACCCGTGCGTCCGGCCGCACGGTGGCTGGTCACTGCTGATCGACACGCGGCCGCTGGGGCTCACCCCAGCCGAGGCGTCGGACCGGCTGATGCGCCTCGGGAAGGTTGCGGCGACCCCCATGGACGGCTGGGGACCATCGGGGGAACACCACCTCCGCCTGGTCTTCGCCAACGAACCCGCCGAGCGGCTGGCCGACCTGCGTGCCCGGTTCGACGCCGCGCTCGGCTGA